In the Puntigrus tetrazona isolate hp1 chromosome 19, ASM1883169v1, whole genome shotgun sequence genome, TAGGACATTCATTTTTAagcgaaataaaaaaaaataatccgtAACCAAGTCCGTAAACTGCGTTAGGTGTCAAACGAGCGAACTACAGTTTCCACAATCCTTAGCGAGATCTGGTAACGTTTACCCAGTATTCCCCGCGACCGCGCAAAATGGCGGCGAGCGCAAGCACAGACACAGCTGTCTTCGACTGCCCGTCATGGTGAGATGAGAAATTAAGTGCAtcattattgcaattaaaataaaagccctGCATGCGCGTGTGTGGAGCGGATGCGTGGATTATGACCGCCATGAATAAAACAGTGCAACTCAGTCCTGTACGAGACTCAATACACAGCAGCAGATCCGTCCACTCTGAATGCCTGCAATAATAACCTGACTTTATTATTATCCCTTGCATTTCTGATCAGTATTATAGCCCTATAGAAAATATATgtcataaatgttatataaaacatacagactaattgcttttatttcacttaaatatGACAATTTATCTATATAAAGCTCTTGTGAATGTTTCAAATAAGTCCACACGTGCATTTGTGCATAAATATATGGAAATTACACTAAATATCAAAGGTTTAGGAAAGTAAAGGGTGAATGAATGGGTTTTGACACatagatatttaatttaatctcaGGGCAGGAAAACCTCCACCTGGACTCCATCTGGACGTGGTTAAAGGAGACAAATTAATAGAGGTAAGATGGTGTTAAATAAGGAGCAATGCTAATATAATGATGATTCATGAACTTTGACCTGGTGGACTTgttcccttttaaataaatatgtattctgACAAAGTAAGAGTTGGAAAATAAACAAGGTTCGATCAAAATAGGAAGACAGTTATTTAATAACTAATTGTTATTTCCTAGCCCTGCAATaattttagatataaataatatagaaatttatctctttttttttttttagattttaatttgaatgtaatatttgaacatttacgATCTGTTCTACAGTATTCCATTACcgaaacatttgtaaaaatttttttttttaattatattaatcattCCTGTCATGTgtttaatcgcattcaaaataaaggttttgtttacatgcttGTATGTGcgttatgtatatttattattcatatataaatacacacacataaagtatacatttagtttttttgcatatatagattttgatatttatataactaGGCCTACAACTTATTTTAtagattatttttcaattaaattgaaatttttcAATGTCCTTCAAACAGACATGTTAACTGTATGCTATGAAAACAGTGCTTTAACAGTGTCTTCCTATACCTTTCATAACTACTTGAATTCTTGCTGGcattatttatgtactttttgaCTGTAATTGgctatcagaaaaaaaaaaaaaaaacaacctttttttttttttttttaagatattgataattatataattaggGTTTCTTTTAtcgtaaaaaaattaatgaaaaattctttaaacattattattataattaagtattattaaaaaaaaattaataagaagaaatataatAGGGACGAATAAAAACTTGGTGTTAACCAACAGATTGAGAGTAATAACAtgcttctatatatatatatatatatatatatatatatatatatatatatatgtacacaaatCAAAAGTTGAGCAACCAGCTTTAGAAGGTTTTTTATGGTATAAaccaaaaactcaaaaatctcctgaaatttttcagttttcttaacttttgtgtatgcatgcatgtatttgtgttcTACGGAAGATTTTTTACAGAAGTTGACTTGaaggtaaataaatgatgacgtGGTTTGATTATAGTGTGAACTAACAGCCATCTTTGAATTGGCTGTACTATCAGTTTTCAACCTTATTTAAAGATTCATCAGCCCTTATCACAGTTAATAGTGACTTGTTGTGACCCTCAGAAGCTGATCATCGATGAGAAGAAGTTCTATCTGTTCGGGAGGAACCCGGATCACTGCGACTTCACGATAGACCACCAGTCGTGCTCACGGGTGCATGCAGCGCTCGTCTACCACAGACACCTCAAGAGAGTGTTCCTCATCGACCTCAACAGCAGTGAGTGCTCAACGAGTCGCATCCGACGCGTTCTGAGCCCTTCCCGTCTCATCCCGATTCGTCCTTGTTTAGCCCACGGCACATTTCTGGGCAGAATCCGGCTCGAGCCCCAGAAACCTCAGCAGGTGCCCATCGACTCGACCATGTCGTTCGGAGCGTCCACGCGCGTCTGCGCGCTCAGAGAGAAGCCACAGACACAGGGCAGCTCCGGCGCAGGAGACAGCAAAGGAGTGGAGGACGAGGAGCTGAAGGGACTGCTGGGACTGCCGGAGGAAGAGACTGAgcttgaggtgtgtgtgtgtgtgtgaactctgGTTGAGTAGACAAGGAATGACCCAAAAGCATATATACCATATTGGGTCACCTCTTTCTAATGAACAGGTTGAACTACTTTAGTAATATCCATCAGTACAGACCTTAATGATTAAGCATATAATGGTGTTGTAGTGTGGAAGAACATCCAACTCCTggagtatttattattattgttattattattattataatcctCTTTGTGGcatatttcatgcaaaatataggtgaaaattctgcttttctGCTGCCTCTGTTTTCTTCTTCCAGAACCTGACAGAGTTTAACACGGCTCATAACAAACGCATCTCCACGCTCACCATCGAAGAGGGGAACCTGGAAATCCAGAGACccaagaggaagaggaggagctcGCGGGTTTCCTTCAGCGAGGAAGAGGAGATCATAAACCCAGGTACCCACTACACGCGGATATACAACCATTCAAACGTTTGGACTCAGCAAGACgctttttacaattaattaatatttttattgagcAAGCATGTGGGACATTTTtggaaataatatttctattttaaaataaattcagttttttttaaacttcataTTCTTCACGAGatcctgaaaaatgtaatatatatcaAAGCTGCAATCAGCATCGATAACGTTTATTGAGTAttaaatcggcatattagaataatttctgaatgattatgtgacactgcagaccgcagtaatgatgctgaaaatgcagattaacattaaaggaataaattacatttcacgTAGAAAACAcctattttaaaagaaataatatttcacaatattacagcatttttaatcgTATAAATGCAGCTGTGGTGAGCAAAAAGCCCAGGTGTGTATGCATACAGTATTCAGTGCACTGTTTTCAGACtcactctcttctctctttcttagtttgcgttttgtcttttgtcttctctCAGAGGACGTGGACCCGTCTGTGGGACGCTTCAGGAACATGGTCCAGACGGCTGTGGTTCCTATTAAGGTACGATCGCTGGCCTGCGCATGTCGTCATTGATTTTTAATGGATCTGAGGACAGCCGTTCTCTCAGTGCAGTTTAATTAATTCGCGAACAGGAAATTGCATAATGCAAGAGTAATGGCTTCTAAAAGGCCTCGTCGTCTGAATGGGAATGACGAACTCTTGCCTTTTGCAGTAGTCTAGCCGCCTACaatcaaagcaaaaatgatCCAGACACCATTAATGAccaacattaaaacattaaaatacaactACAGCTATGCGCGATTCAGAAACAAAGCAGATTGTTTATTATTGCGTCCcactttaaatatgaaatacggAATGCTATGTGCTTACATACAAGTAAGTAAAAAgttgtaaattattatataaattattaaaaaacaacacctCATTTAGCCACCTTTTCAAGgtgtgaatttatatttaattgagtCACGTGCCACTAGAGGGAGCCCGTGCAGCACACTTTGAGAATCAGTGCCCTAAACTACAGTGGGGTACCCCCGGGCCATTTCTTACACCGCAGTCACACCTTTGCCATTAAGAGACTATATTTTCcacctaaaattatttttttttacatttttactttagcCGAGGTTTTTCTAGCCGTATTAATGCACGTCGTATTTTATGTCATATTCTTACCATTTCATTaagtgtattattaatataataaaaacgaaGTAATACTTGTAGATCACCAGTAGGTGGCGGAAAGTCACCGTTTAAATGAGCGAGTcatcatttcattcattcattcatcattcaGTAAAGAGGCTGTAGTTATGGGTTATTGAAtctgcaaaacatttaaagctgaGCTACAGATTCACGAAAAACACAGcgaagtattattatttagttgtaaaaaatattaaccatACTGTTTTTAAACTGAATGCTACATTTGAAgtgtaaaatgttcatttaatataattttttttgttgttttagtatCAATGTCACATGCAGTCGTTTGGATATTAAGGGAAAATTGCTTGTATTTTGAACATGAAAAACAATAGATACATATCAACAAAAATCTCGGTTTACGGTCTGTCAGTATTTATTCTTTATGGTATTAAGTgatataaatcagcatatttagAGCATCCTATCATGCGAAAGATGAGGTCATTTGCCTACGGCACTCCAATTTTCCAATTTTGGCATTTCGCTTGTAAGAAATAAAGGATTGTTTTAA is a window encoding:
- the ppp1r8a gene encoding protein phosphatase 1, regulatory subunit 8a isoform X2, translating into MAASASTDTAVFDCPSWAGKPPPGLHLDVVKGDKLIEKLIIDEKKFYLFGRNPDHCDFTIDHQSCSRVHAALVYHRHLKRVFLIDLNSTHGTFLGRIRLEPQKPQQVPIDSTMSFGASTRVCALREKPQTQGSSGAGDSKGVEDEELKGLLGLPEEETELENLTEFNTAHNKRISTLTIEEGNLEIQRPKRKRRSSRVSFSEEEEIINPEDVDPSVGRFRNMVQTAVVPIKKKKLEGHSTLGLEESVARRFQSFPLSAGLYGDLPPASHEAAGQGSTGQGSSAITGGMPLPFPNPAPEVDLTPTAPQPHAVLNPAPAPAPGPYSAEPFNEPRKKKYAKEAWPGKKPTPSLLI
- the ppp1r8a gene encoding protein phosphatase 1, regulatory subunit 8a isoform X1; this encodes MAASASTDTAVFDCPSWAGKPPPGLHLDVVKGDKLIEKLIIDEKKFYLFGRNPDHCDFTIDHQSCSRVHAALVYHRHLKRVFLIDLNSSECSTSRIRRVLSPSRLIPIRPCLAHGTFLGRIRLEPQKPQQVPIDSTMSFGASTRVCALREKPQTQGSSGAGDSKGVEDEELKGLLGLPEEETELENLTEFNTAHNKRISTLTIEEGNLEIQRPKRKRRSSRVSFSEEEEIINPEDVDPSVGRFRNMVQTAVVPIKKKKLEGHSTLGLEESVARRFQSFPLSAGLYGDLPPASHEAAGQGSTGQGSSAITGGMPLPFPNPAPEVDLTPTAPQPHAVLNPAPAPAPGPYSAEPFNEPRKKKYAKEAWPGKKPTPSLLI